A genome region from Arachis duranensis cultivar V14167 chromosome 8, aradu.V14167.gnm2.J7QH, whole genome shotgun sequence includes the following:
- the LOC107463568 gene encoding probable xyloglucan 6-xylosyltransferase 3, producing MGQDTLSAQKRATATALPTTTALAASNARRNPPRSRQISKTFNNIKITILCGFVTILVLRGTIGVNLGSSDADAVNQNLIEETNRILAEIRSDSDPNEPDEPDIALNASSSFSLGPKIRNWDRERQQWLQNNPEYPNLVRGKPRILLLTGSPPKPCDNPIGDHYLLKSIKNKIDYCRIHGIEIVYNIAHLDKELAGYWAKLPMIRRLMLSHPEVEWIWWMDSDAFFTDMVFELPFSKYENYNLVLHGYPDLLFEQKSWIAVNTGSFLFRNCQWSLDLLDEWAPMGPKGPIREEAGRILTANLKGRPAFEADDQSALIYLLLFKKVWMEKVFLENSYYLHGYWAGLVDRYEEMAEKYHPGLGDERWPFVTHFVGCKPCGSYGDYPVERCLSSMERAFNFADNQVLKLYGFSHRGLLSPKIKRIRNETVTPLEFVDRFDIRRHHPSTTQSKS from the coding sequence ATGGGCCAAGACACCCTCTCCGCTCAGAAGAGGGCCACCGCCACCGCCCTCCCCACCACCACCGCACTTGCCGCCTCCAATGCAAGACGCAACCCACCGCGCTCCCGCCAGATCTCCAAAACCTTCAACAACATCAAGATCACCATCCTCTGCGGCTTCGTCACCATCCTCGTTCTCCGCGGCACCATCGGCGTCAACCTCGGATCCTCCGACGCCGACGCCGTCAACCAGAACCTCATCGAGGAGACCAACCGCATCCTCGCTGAGATCCGATCCGACTCCGACCCTAACGAACCCGACGAGCCCGACATCGCCCTCAACGCCAGCTCCTCCTTCTCCCTCGGCCCTAAGATCCGCAATTGGGACCGCGAACGCCAGCAGTGGCTCCAAAACAATCCTGAATACCCTAACCTCGTTCGCGGCAAGCCACGGATCTTGCTCCTCACCGGATCCCCGCCCAAACCCTGCGATAATCCCATCGGCGACCACTACCTTCTCAAATCCATCAAGAACAAGATCGATTACTGCAGAATTCACGGCATCGAGATCGTTTACAACATCGCTCATTTGGACAAGGAACTCGCCGGTTATTGGGCCAAATTGCCGATGATTAGGCGGTTGATGCTCTCACACCCTGAGGTCGAGTGGATTTGGTGGATGGACAGTGACGCCTTCTTCACCGACATGGTTTTCGAGCTTCCCTTCTCCAAGTATGAGAATTACAATTTAGTCCTCCACGGTTACCCTGATCTCTTGTTCGAGCAGAAGTCTTGGATTGCCGTCAATACGGGCAGCTTCCTCTTTAGGAATTGCCAGTGGTCCTTGGATTTGCTTGATGAGTGGGCCCCCATGGGCCCAAAAGGACCCATCAGGGAGGAAGCCGGCAGGATCCTCACTGCCAATCTCAAAGGCCGCCCAGCATTTGAGGCCGACGATCAGTCTGCCCTCATATATCTCTTGCTGTTCAAGAAAGTGTGGATGGAGAAGGTTTTCCTTGAGAATTCTTACTATCTGCACGGCTACTGGGCTGGGCTTGTCGACCGCTACGAGGAGATGGCGGAGAAGTATCATCCGGGGCTTGGCGACGAGAGGTGGCCGTTTGTGACGCATTTCGTGGGCTGCAAGCCTTGTGGGAGCTATGGGGATTACCCTGTGGAGAGGTGCCTCAGCAGCATGGAGAGGGCCTTCAATTTCGCTGATAATCAGGTGCTCAAGCTCTACGGGTTCAGTCATCGCGGGCTTTTGAgccccaagatcaagaggatCAGGAATGAGACTGTCACTCCTTTGGAATTCGTAGACAGGTTCGATATAAGGAGACATCATCCAAGCACCACTCAATCAAAGAGCTAG
- the LOC107463485 gene encoding vesicle transport v-SNARE 12-like isoform X1, which produces MSAVFEGYERQYCELSSNLSRQCSAASSLDGGKQKKQKISEIKAGMDDGDTLIRKMELEARSLQASMKASLLVKLKEYKTDLNNLKSELKRITSAANNNKDELLELGQADTLAVSSNDHRGRLVMSTERLNQSSERIKESRRSMLETEELGAAILQDLHQQRQSLLHAHNTLHGVDDNIDKSKKILTAISRRMSRNKWILGSFMAAIVLAIIVILTIKVSR; this is translated from the exons ATGAGTGCGGTGTTTGAAGGTTACGAGCGTCAATACTGTGAGCTGTCTTCAAATCTGTCAAGACAATGCAGTGCAGCCTCTTCTCTTGATGGAGGTA AGCAGAAGAAGCAGAAAATTTCTGAAATAAAAGCTGGAATGGATGATGGTGATACATTG ATTCGAAAAATGGAGCTTGAAGCTAGGAGTTTGCAAGCAAGCATGAAGGCATCTCTTCTTGTCAAGTTAAAGGAATACAAAACCGATTTGAACAACTTGAAAAGTGAGCTTAAAAGAATCACATCGGctgctaataataataaagatgaGTTGTTGGAATTGGGACAGGCTGATACATTGGCG GTGTCATCAAACGATCACAGAGGAAGACTGgtgatgtctacagagagattGAATCAGTCGTCTGAAAGAATAAAGGAGAGCAGGAGAAGCATGCTGGAAACAGAGGAGCTTGGCGCCGCCATCCTCCAAGATTTGCATCAACAACGCCAGTCACTACTTCATGCCCACAACACG CTTCATGGAGTGGATGATAACATCGACAAAAGCAAGAAGATTTTGACAGCTATCTCAAGAAGGATGAGTAGGAATAAATGGATTCTTGGCTCCTTCATGGCGGCCATAGTCCTTGCAATTATAGTTATCTTAACCATTAAAGTCTCTCGTTAG
- the LOC107463485 gene encoding vesicle transport v-SNARE 12-like isoform X2 encodes MSAVFEGYERQYCELSSNLSRQCSAASSLDGGKQKKQKISEIKAGMDDGDTLIRKMELEARSLQASMKASLLVKLKEYKTDLNNLKSELKRITSAANNNKDELLELGQADTLVSSNDHRGRLVMSTERLNQSSERIKESRRSMLETEELGAAILQDLHQQRQSLLHAHNTLHGVDDNIDKSKKILTAISRRMSRNKWILGSFMAAIVLAIIVILTIKVSR; translated from the exons ATGAGTGCGGTGTTTGAAGGTTACGAGCGTCAATACTGTGAGCTGTCTTCAAATCTGTCAAGACAATGCAGTGCAGCCTCTTCTCTTGATGGAGGTA AGCAGAAGAAGCAGAAAATTTCTGAAATAAAAGCTGGAATGGATGATGGTGATACATTG ATTCGAAAAATGGAGCTTGAAGCTAGGAGTTTGCAAGCAAGCATGAAGGCATCTCTTCTTGTCAAGTTAAAGGAATACAAAACCGATTTGAACAACTTGAAAAGTGAGCTTAAAAGAATCACATCGGctgctaataataataaagatgaGTTGTTGGAATTGGGACAGGCTGATACATTG GTGTCATCAAACGATCACAGAGGAAGACTGgtgatgtctacagagagattGAATCAGTCGTCTGAAAGAATAAAGGAGAGCAGGAGAAGCATGCTGGAAACAGAGGAGCTTGGCGCCGCCATCCTCCAAGATTTGCATCAACAACGCCAGTCACTACTTCATGCCCACAACACG CTTCATGGAGTGGATGATAACATCGACAAAAGCAAGAAGATTTTGACAGCTATCTCAAGAAGGATGAGTAGGAATAAATGGATTCTTGGCTCCTTCATGGCGGCCATAGTCCTTGCAATTATAGTTATCTTAACCATTAAAGTCTCTCGTTAG
- the LOC107463485 gene encoding vesicle transport v-SNARE 11-like isoform X3 — translation MSAVFEGYERQYCELSSNLSRQCSAASSLDGEQKKQKISEIKAGMDDGDTLIRKMELEARSLQASMKASLLVKLKEYKTDLNNLKSELKRITSAANNNKDELLELGQADTLVSSNDHRGRLVMSTERLNQSSERIKESRRSMLETEELGAAILQDLHQQRQSLLHAHNTLHGVDDNIDKSKKILTAISRRMSRNKWILGSFMAAIVLAIIVILTIKVSR, via the exons ATGAGTGCGGTGTTTGAAGGTTACGAGCGTCAATACTGTGAGCTGTCTTCAAATCTGTCAAGACAATGCAGTGCAGCCTCTTCTCTTGATGGAG AGCAGAAGAAGCAGAAAATTTCTGAAATAAAAGCTGGAATGGATGATGGTGATACATTG ATTCGAAAAATGGAGCTTGAAGCTAGGAGTTTGCAAGCAAGCATGAAGGCATCTCTTCTTGTCAAGTTAAAGGAATACAAAACCGATTTGAACAACTTGAAAAGTGAGCTTAAAAGAATCACATCGGctgctaataataataaagatgaGTTGTTGGAATTGGGACAGGCTGATACATTG GTGTCATCAAACGATCACAGAGGAAGACTGgtgatgtctacagagagattGAATCAGTCGTCTGAAAGAATAAAGGAGAGCAGGAGAAGCATGCTGGAAACAGAGGAGCTTGGCGCCGCCATCCTCCAAGATTTGCATCAACAACGCCAGTCACTACTTCATGCCCACAACACG CTTCATGGAGTGGATGATAACATCGACAAAAGCAAGAAGATTTTGACAGCTATCTCAAGAAGGATGAGTAGGAATAAATGGATTCTTGGCTCCTTCATGGCGGCCATAGTCCTTGCAATTATAGTTATCTTAACCATTAAAGTCTCTCGTTAG
- the LOC107463534 gene encoding pentatricopeptide repeat-containing protein At5g61400, producing MWKLKYVVGRLSPNRTFPTSLRLFNHASTQQRHPPQPSSTVISQTNFSRAISLTKQLILSNSHTACSSLFHALTHSQAPNFVSVLIVAFCELGHVQEALSVYRNVSSLPLLKACNALLHALVNTHRFDSLWEVYGDMVSRGFSPTVVSYGILMQCCCSQADSVGARKLFDEMLHRKIEPTVVVYTIMIRVLCNESRMGDAEGVFRLMRESGVAPNLYTYKTLMHGYGKVANVIRVFELYAEMLWHGLHPNVVTFTTMIDILCKVVGDLKTARNCFVYMAKFGVVPNAYAYNSLIDGYCKAGNLSEAMRWKLEMERSKISPDVFTYNILIKGLCDLGRLEEAEGLMQKMKAAGVLANSVTYNVMIDGYCKKGNMEKAIEVCSEMVERKIEPNVITYSTLIDGFCKNRSVNAAMGMYTEMVIKGLVPDVVTYTALIDGHCKHGNMKEAFRLLKEMLDAGLTPNAITFSCLIDGLLKEGRTSDAIKLFLEKTGAGFAGVKMHSSLYSPNNVTYAILVQGLCKDGQIFKATKFFADMRHNGFQPDMLVYVIMLQAHFRYKHMLDVMMLHADMVKTGVVQNASVHRVLSRGYQENGYLRSAHLCSEYLMEEDGIQHS from the coding sequence ATGTGGAAGTTGAAGTACGTCGTTGGTCGTCTCAGTCCCAATCGCACATTCCCGACTTCCCTACGCCTCTTCAACCACGCTTCCACCCAACAACGCCACCCTCCTCAACCTTCCTCAACCGTCATCTCTCAAACCAACTTCTCCAGAGCCATCTCACTCACCAAACAACTCATCCTCTCCAATTCCCACACCGCCTGCTCCTCCCTCTTCCACGCGCTCACCCACTCCCAAGCCCCCAACTTCGTTTCCGTCCTCATAGTCGCCTTCTGCGAATTGGGTCATGTCCAAGAAGCTCTTTCGGTGTATAGAAACGTCTCTTCTTTGCCTCTCTTGAAGGCTTGCAACGCGCTTCTTCACGCCCTCGTCAACACCCACAGATTTGATTCACTGTGGGAGGTCTATGGGGACATGGTGTCGCGTGGATTCTCCCCTACCGTTGTGAGCTACGGCATTTTGATGCAGTGCTGCTGCAGCCAAGCTGATTCTGTTGGTGCACGCAAGCTATTTGATGAAATGCTCCACCGCAAAATTGAACCAACCGTTGTGGTTTACACTATTATGATCCGTGTTCTTTGCAATGAGAGTCGAATGGGAGATGCCGAGGGCGTCTTCCGTTTGATGAGGGAATCTGGAGTGGCTCCTAATTTGTACACTTATAAGACTCTCATGCATGGTTATGGCAAGGTAGCTAATGTGATCCGGGTTTTCGAGTTGTATGCTGAAATGCTCTGGCATGGATTGCACCCTAATGTTGTCACATTTACTACCATGATAGATATTCTGTGCAAGGTGGTGGGGGATCTGAAAACGGCAAGGAATTGCTTTGTGTATATGGCAAAATTCGGGGTTGTCCCTAATGCGTATGCTTATAATTCTTTGATTGACGGATACTGTAAGGCTGGGAACTTGTCAGAAGCAATGCGTTGGAAGCTAGAAATGGAAAGGTCTAAAATCTCTCCGGATGTTTTCACTTACAATATACTCATTAAGGGTCTGTGCGACTTGGGGAGATTGGAAGAAGCTGAGGGTTTGATGCAGAAGATGAAGGCTGCAGGAGTTCTTGCGAACTCTGTGACATATAATGTGATGATTGATGGGTACTGCAAGAAAGGCAATATGGAGAAGGCCATTGAGGTGTGCTCTGAAATGGTTGAAAGGAAAATTGAACCCAATGTCATAACGTATTCTACGTTGATTGATGGGTTTTGCAAGAACAGGAGTGTAAATGCTGCAATGGGCATGTACACAGAAATGGTAATCAAAGGTCTTGTGCCGGATGTGGTGACTTACACAGCTCTGATTGATGGGCATTGCAAGCACGGGAACATGAAAGAGGCTTTCAGGCTGCTCAAGGAGATGCTTGATGCAGGGTTAACACCAAATGCGATCACATTTAGTTGTTTAATTGATGGCCTTCTGAAAGAAGGAAGAACATCTGATGCAATCAAACTGTTCTTGGAGAAAACCGGAGCTGGTTTTGCTGGAGTTAAAATGCATAGCAGCCTGTATTCTCCAAACAATGTGACGTATGCGATTTTAGTTCAAGGTTTGTGCAAAGATGGACAAATTTTTAAGGCAACTAAGTTTTTTGCGGATATGAGACATAATGGTTTCCAACCAGACATGCTAGTTTATGTTATAATGTTGCAAGCACATTTCCGATACAAGCACATGCTTGATGTAATGATGCTGCATGCAGACATGGTGAAGACGGGGGTTGTGCAAAATGCGTCGGTACATCGTGTATTGTCTAGGGGCTATCAAGAGAATGGATATTTGAGATCAGCTCATTTGTGTTCTGAGTATTTAATGGAAGAAGATGGTATTCAGCATTCTTAA
- the LOC107463537 gene encoding putative pentatricopeptide repeat-containing protein At1g74400, whose amino-acid sequence MTPSKWFTPLVQRSVNKLVYVPMSTSNCKAQFHNILKPPKPNQTLKKYLDGNNPTKVLLHFRYLMRERTTFNSIDSFTFLFALKACNKKHSSIHGKQLHGLITKFGYKDIVQLQTSLLKVYAEGGNLCSAHQVFDEMPTKNIICWTSLISAYVDNHKPNKALETFRMMQMDNVEPDQVTVTVALSACADTGALELGNSIHNFIRRNGGLKIDLCLNNALINMYAKCGDITTARRLFDSTKIKDVTTWTSMIVGHALHGQAYEALELFSEMNTGFNIVPNDVTFIGVLMACSHAGLVEEGKQHFRSMTEDYGIRPREAHFGCMVDLLCRGGCLKDAYYFIMEMPVQSNAVIWRTLLGACSLHGELELAAEAREKLLKLDPDYVGDSVALSNIYADKRMWNNKMIARNQIKQSRAPGCSSIEVTSGVGEFVIVNNP is encoded by the coding sequence ATGACACCCTCGAAATGGTTCACCCCTTTGGTTCAAAGGAGTGTGAACAAGTTGGTTTATGTACCCATGTCTACGTCGAATTGCAAAGCCCAGTTCCACAATATTCTCAAGCCACCAAAGCCAAACCAGACCCTTAAGAAGTACCTTGATGGCAACAACCCCACCAAAGTGCTGCTACACTTCAGATATTTGATGAGAGAAAGAACCACTTTCAACTCAATAGACAGCTTCACTTTCCTGTTTGCCCTCAAAGCCTGCAACAAGAAACATTCCTCAATCCATGGAAAACAATTGCATGGTCTCATCACAAAATTTGGATACAAAGACATAGTCCAACTCCAGACATCACTTCTGAAAGTGTATGCTGAAGGGGGAAACCTGTGCAGTGCCCACCAagtatttgatgaaatgcccACTAAGAACATTATATGTTGGACCTCTTTGATTTCTGCATATGTTGACAATCATAAACCCAACAAAGCCTTAGAGACGTTCAGGATGATGCAGATGGACAATGTCGAACCTGATCAAGTCACAGTAACAGTTGCTCTCTCCGCATGTGCTGATACTGGGGCACTGGAACTGGGTAATTCGATTCATAATTTCATCCGGCGCAATGGAGGACTGAAAATAGATTTGTGCTTGAATAATGCTCTCATTAACATGTATGCTAAATGTGGGGATATCACTACAGCAAGGAGATTGTTTGACAGCACAAAGATCAAAGATGTCACAACTTGGACGTCCATGATTGTGGGGCATGCGCTGCATGGTCAAGCATATGAAGCTCTTGAGCTTTTCTCAGAAATGAACACGGGCTTCAACATAGTCCCAAACGATGTAACCTTCATAGGAGTTTTAATGGCTTGCAGCCATGCAGgattggttgaggaagggaaGCAACATTTCAGAAGTATGACCGAGGATTACGGCATTCGGCCTAGAGAGGCCCACTTTGGCTGCATGGTGGATCTTTTATGTAGAGGTGGTTGTCTAAAAGACGCATATTACTTTATTATGGAGATGCCGGTGCAGTCTAATGCAGTCATTTGGCGAACCTTGCTGGGGGCTTGCAGCCTCCATGGTGAACTGGAGCTAGCTGCAGAAGCTCGGGAGAAACTGCTCAAGTTGGACCCTGACTATGTGGGTGATAGTGTTGCTTTGTCCAATATTTATGCAGATAAAAGGATGTGGAATAACAAGATGATTGCTAGGAATCAGATCAAACAATCAAGAGCTCCTGGTTGCAGTTCCATTGAGGTGACAAGTGGAGTTGGTGAATTTGTAATTGTCAATAATCCTTAG
- the LOC107463535 gene encoding galactoside 2-alpha-L-fucosyltransferase produces the protein MKRVQHRNHQEQKKCPSRIMMRLAGLCVFSTIILSVVFSLSLVLRDPPSDAVPISVPRWSDDAQTDKLLAGLLPAGFDETSCLSRYDSLINRKGLSAKPSSYLISRLRKYEALHRECGPYTQSYNKTVKDLRSGVPSQSSSAACKYVVWISYSGLGNRILTIASAFLYALLTNRVLLIDPGLDMTDLFCEPFPDASWFLPPDFPLRAQFHDLNQKSAHCYGKMIKDKSVTASAVPSFVYLHLAHDYDDQDKLFFCDEDQRFLDQVPWLLVRTDNYFVPSLFLMPSFEQELNQLFPNRETVFHFLARYLFHPTNRVWGLVIRYYEAYLANVDERVGIQIRVFDTGTGPFQHVLDQILACVFKENLLPDVNRKQASISSSGKPKSKAVLMTSLSSGYSEKVRDMYWEFPTTTGEAVGVFQPSHEGYQQTENQMHNQKAWAEMYLLSLTDVLVTSSWSTFGYVAQGLGGLKPWILYKPENKTAPDPPCQRAMSMEPCFHAPPFYDCKAKKGIDTGKLVPHVRHCEDMSWGLKLVHNYA, from the exons ATGAAGAGGGTTCAACACAGGAATCATCAGGAGCAGAAGAAATGCCCTTCCAGGATAATGATGCGCCTCGCCGGTTTGTGCGTCTTCTCCACAATCATCCTCTCCGTTGTCTTCTCCCTCTCCCTCGTCCTTCGAGATCCTCCCTCCGACGCCGTCCCCATATCTGTGCCCC GTTGGAGTGACGATGCTCAAACAGATAAGCTGCTTGCTGGTCTTCTACCTGCTGGATTCGATGAAACCTCTTGTCTAAGCAGATATGATTCGCTCATTAACCGCAAAGGATTATCAGCAAAACCTTCTTCATACCTCATTTCTAGATTAAGAAAATATGAAGCGCTCCACAGAGAATGTGGACCTTATACTCAATCCTACAATAAAACAGTGAAAGATCTGAGGTCCGGCGTCCCAAGCCAGTCATCTTCGGCTGCTTGTAAATATGTAGTGTGGATTTCATACAGCGGTTTAGGGAATAGGATATTGACCATTGCTTCTGCATTCCTTTATGCTCTCCTCACCAACCGTGTTCTCTTGATTGATCCGGGACTTGACATGACTGATCTCTTTTGCGAGCCCTTCCCAGACGCTTCCTGGTTCCTTCCTCCCGATTTCCCTCTTCGTGCTCAATTCCATGATCTCAATCAGAAATCTGCTCACTGCTATGGGAAAATGATCAAGGATAAATCAGttacagcatctgcagtccctTCTTTTGTGTACCTTCATCTAGCGCATGACTATGACGATCAAGACAAGCTATTCTTCTGCGATGAAGACCAACGTTTTCTTGATCAGGTACCTTGGTTATTAGTCAGAACAGATAATTACTTCGTTCCGTCGCTATTCTTGATGCCGTCTTTTGAGCAGGAACTGAATCAGCTGTTTCCAAATAGGGAAACAGTTTTCCATTTCTTAGCTAGGTATCTGTTCCACCCCACAAATAGAGTATGGGGACTAGTCATTAGATACTATGAAGCTTATTTAGCTAATGTGGATGAGAGAGTAGGCATACAGATTAGAGTGTTTGACACCGGAACAGGTCCATTTCAACATGTATTGGATCAGATCTTAGCTTGTGTTTTCAAGGAGAATCTATTACCCGATGTTAACAGGAAGCAGGCTAGTATTAGTTCATCAGGAAAGCCGAAGTCGAAAGCAGTACTCATGACATCCTTAAGCTCTGGTTATTCCGAAAAGGTCAGAGATATGTACTGGGAATTTCCCACCACGACGGGAGAAGCAGTTGGCGTTTTCCAGCCAAGCCATGAAGGATATCAACAAACTGAGAATCAGATGCACAACCAAAAAGCTTGGGCAGAAATGTACCTCTTAAGCTTAACCGATGTGTTGGTTACTAGCTCATGGTCTACTTTTGGCTATGTGGCACAGGGACTGGGAGGTTTAAAACCATGGATACTATACAAGCCTGAGAATAAAACAGCTCCGGATCCTCCTTGTCAACGTGCTATGTCGATGGAGCCATGTTTCCATGCTCCTCCCTTTTATGACTGCAAGGCTAAGAAAGGAATTGACACCGGTAAACTTGTTCCACATGTTAGGCACTGTGAGGATATGAGCTGGGGTCTTAAGCTTGTACATAACTATGCGTAG
- the LOC107463538 gene encoding uncharacterized protein LOC107463538, with protein sequence MGKDSKPKESGKGKGKQAASGSDENASKGKGKGAKSADGLGTCTYVKARHILCEKQGKINEAYKKLQDGWLENGDKVPPAEFAKVAQEYSECPSGKKGGDLGWFPRGKMAGPFQDVAFATPIGVTSAPFKSTHGYHIILCEGRKN encoded by the exons ATGGGAAAAGACTCAAAGCCAAAGGAGTCTGGAAAGGGAAAGGGGAAACAAGCAGCAAGTGGAAGTGATGAGAATGCTTCTAAGGGCAAAGGAAAAGGTGCCAAAAGTGCAGATGGGCTTGGTACCTGCACCTATGTCAAAG CAAGGCACATCCTGTGTGAGAAGCAAGGTAAGATTAATGAGGCATACAAGAAGCTGCAGGATGGTTGGCTTGAAAATGGAGATAAGGTCCCACCAGCAGAGTTTGCAAAG GTAGCCCAGGAATATTCTGAATGTCCATCAGGAAAGAAGGGTGGAGACCTTGGATGGTTTCCACGAGGAAAGATGGCTGGACCGTTTCAGGATGTAGCATTTGCCACGCCTATTGGAGTCACCAGTGCTCCATTCAAGTCAAC GCATGGGTACCATATTATATTATGTGAAGGAAGGAAGAACTGA